The Gemella haemolysans genome includes a region encoding these proteins:
- a CDS encoding ZmpA/ZmpB/ZmpC family metallo-endopeptidase gives MKKFLGEKQNKFSLRKLTIGVCSMTIGSFFMVSTIQPEENIVRAADNAVVHYKYVGEDNLTDKEKELVKKEVPSIVNSAEETYYLVFKPTKTTQLNKLPNTGLNYGVGSMILGGMLGLLVVVVAKDKNKSRKILSILLVTSMGATTLELPVRAMEDLKLSIYNMDYNLKVGDKLPKISSIPGYSFVGFIKNEGETKKVNEEVKENVTSQQNTKKQPQLNGITNTNATEIKQENKTTSNNVDKKEDKRVIENTNKKEDRKVLGVNTVNPQDEVLAGKLTKPELLYTDKTVETPIQYNQVIENNNQLPEGTTRVKQHGQAGKKTEVIRIFTVEGKEVSRELISTNTKAPVSEIIEKGMKKAVSSVTPKGEKLVKPAVEVKPEYKGVQAGAIVEPEKVEPQYGGVTSGALVEPEKVNPPKEYTGVQAGAIVESEKVESPKEYTGVQAGAIVEPEKVNPAKEYTGVQAGAIVEPEKVEAPKEYTGVQAGAIVEPEKVEPPKEYTGVQAGAIVEPEIVEPPKEYTGVQAGAIVEPEKVEPPKEYTGKIELPKIESPKPAVESNNTTENNNVEKNASALLRMNFVKDNKALSGTGSATFIAPNVLLTVAHNFINNSADNSTGEFRGDKVKNTYEWQTPDGQKGSFTSNDIHFYNQKDYPKGFIYDLAVIKLPESTRRPYANLVENYSKVNVHDKLNVHGYPAGKYTHLKDTTVEMEQKYANNTYGVQYQGGKAGMSGGGIFNSKGEVIGIHQNGAENRSGGLILSPTQLAWIRSILNGKEITPKYDALERHKDEKKDDVKEEKEVFKKLELRNISSVELYSKDGTKYRHVTSLASVPNDPQNYFMKVKSENFKDVMLPVESITNANKDNRDVYKIVAHATNLIHHENNKVLDNFTYYLPKTQKSEVGVYTSFKNLVDAMNNNPSGEFRLGATMDAREVELQDGQESYVNKNFSGKLIGTNKDKYYAIYNLKKPLFNSLSRATIRDLSIKEANVTSKDAAATIAKEANNGTTITNVHSSGVIAGERGIGGLVTQVNDSKIYNSSFTGRVTNTYNTRSSYQIGGLVGKLSGAGALIDRSVSSIDMATNANSGDQVVGGIAGVVDKKATIRNSYAEGNLNNVKPFGNVGGVVGNLWDNSGEVENSGRLSDVLSDVNVTNGNAIAGYDFNGIRATNTYSNKNNKVVNIVQVDDEVLSRDSEKQRGTILENNKVSEKKAELVPKKNTIIEDFNFSSRYVTDYRNLENADSSKEQVYKNIEKLLPFYNRETIVKYGNLVETSSNLYKKELLSVVPMKDKEVISDINGNKSSINKLLLYYADNTSEMINVQYQSDFSNIAEYSVNGTKLIYTPNTLLRNYQNILDKVLPELNKVEYKSDAIRKVLDISKDISLTELYLDEQFNTTKNNLRDSLTKLLSADSAIAENNNSIIDNYVVEKIRNNKEALLLGLTYLERWYNFNYGETNAKDLIMYKLDFFGKSNSSALDNVIELGKSGYNNLLAKNNVITYNVLLSKNYGTNSLFDTLEKYRKVFVPSKTNNEWFKEQTKAYIVEEKSMIPEVREKQSIAGSQYSIGVYDRLTSPSWKYQSMVLPLLTLPEKSIFMVANISTIGFGAYDRYRSKEHPAGAKLNEYVEEKAREAAARFRDHYDYWYKILDKENKEKLYRSVLVYDAFRFGTDDKGEKDTYQATFETNHPAIKHFFGPAGNNVVHNANGAYATGDAFYYMSYRMLDKSGAVTYTHEMTHNSDREIYLGGYGRRIGLGPEFYAKGLLQAPDHPNDATITINSVLKYDEAENANRLQVKDPTQRFNNAEDLRKYMHNLFDLVYTLEKLEGDAVASLDVNQKYDLLRKVENKFKADPDGNDVYATNVVRRLTIDETKKLNSFDSLIENDIITRRGYIDEGEYKRNGYYTINLFSPIYSALSNDKGTPGDLMGRRMAFELLAAKGYKEGMVPYISNQYENEAKAKGSKINSYGKEVGLVTDKLVLNKIFNNQYLSWADFKKAMYKERENKFNKLTNISFINPNNWVRQETVTIDSINKLRSIINEAVEKDAEDDVAKLYPDTNSRVLKLKRAIFKAYLDKTKDFRTSIFGEE, from the coding sequence TTGAAAAAATTTTTAGGGGAAAAACAAAATAAGTTTTCACTAAGAAAATTGACTATTGGAGTTTGTTCGATGACAATAGGATCTTTTTTTATGGTGTCAACTATTCAACCTGAAGAAAATATTGTAAGAGCTGCGGATAATGCAGTAGTTCACTACAAATATGTAGGAGAGGACAATCTTACAGATAAAGAGAAAGAATTAGTAAAAAAAGAAGTACCGAGTATTGTAAATAGCGCAGAAGAAACATATTACTTAGTATTTAAACCAACAAAAACAACACAACTAAATAAGTTACCTAATACCGGTTTAAATTATGGAGTAGGAAGTATGATCCTAGGAGGAATGTTAGGACTATTAGTAGTTGTTGTAGCAAAAGATAAAAATAAATCACGTAAAATACTATCAATACTGTTAGTTACTAGTATGGGAGCGACTACTCTAGAGTTACCGGTTAGAGCTATGGAAGACTTAAAATTATCTATCTATAACATGGATTATAACCTTAAAGTTGGAGATAAACTTCCTAAGATTTCTTCGATTCCTGGATATAGTTTTGTTGGATTTATTAAAAATGAAGGTGAAACTAAAAAAGTAAATGAAGAAGTTAAAGAAAATGTTACGTCACAACAAAATACTAAAAAACAACCACAATTAAATGGAATTACGAATACAAATGCAACAGAAATAAAACAGGAAAATAAAACAACATCAAATAATGTTGATAAAAAAGAAGATAAAAGAGTAATAGAAAATACAAATAAAAAAGAGGATAGAAAAGTATTAGGGGTTAATACAGTGAATCCTCAAGATGAAGTGTTAGCTGGAAAACTAACTAAACCTGAATTATTATATACTGATAAAACAGTAGAAACGCCTATACAATATAATCAAGTTATAGAAAATAATAACCAGTTACCTGAAGGAACAACAAGAGTAAAACAACATGGACAAGCAGGTAAAAAGACTGAGGTTATTAGAATATTTACCGTAGAGGGAAAAGAAGTTTCTAGAGAGTTAATTTCTACTAATACAAAAGCACCAGTTTCAGAAATTATAGAAAAAGGAATGAAAAAAGCAGTTAGCTCAGTTACTCCGAAAGGGGAAAAATTAGTAAAACCTGCTGTTGAAGTAAAACCTGAGTATAAAGGAGTACAAGCTGGAGCAATTGTTGAACCAGAAAAAGTAGAGCCACAATATGGTGGAGTTACTTCTGGAGCATTGGTAGAACCAGAGAAGGTAAATCCGCCAAAAGAGTACACAGGAGTACAAGCAGGAGCGATAGTCGAATCGGAAAAAGTAGAGTCACCGAAAGAATATACAGGGGTGCAAGCTGGAGCAATTGTTGAGCCGGAAAAAGTAAATCCAGCAAAAGAATACACAGGAGTACAAGCAGGGGCAATAGTCGAACCAGAGAAAGTAGAAGCGCCGAAAGAGTATACAGGGGTGCAAGCTGGAGCAATAGTCGAACCGGAAAAAGTAGAGCCACCGAAGGAATATACAGGAGTACAAGCTGGAGCGATTGTTGAGCCAGAAATAGTAGAGCCGCCAAAAGAATATACAGGAGTACAGGCTGGAGCGATAGTGGAACCGGAAAAAGTAGAGCCACCAAAAGAATATACAGGGAAAATCGAATTACCGAAAATAGAGAGTCCAAAACCTGCGGTAGAGTCTAACAATACAACAGAAAACAATAATGTAGAAAAAAATGCTAGTGCACTTCTTAGAATGAATTTTGTTAAAGATAATAAAGCATTATCAGGAACGGGTTCAGCTACTTTTATAGCTCCTAATGTATTGTTGACAGTGGCACATAACTTCATAAATAATTCTGCAGATAACAGTACGGGTGAATTTAGAGGCGATAAGGTTAAAAATACATATGAATGGCAGACGCCTGATGGCCAAAAAGGTTCCTTCACATCAAACGATATACACTTCTATAATCAAAAAGATTATCCAAAAGGATTTATCTACGATTTAGCAGTTATTAAATTACCTGAGTCTACTAGAAGACCATATGCCAACTTAGTAGAAAATTACTCGAAGGTAAATGTTCATGACAAACTAAATGTTCATGGATATCCAGCTGGGAAGTATACTCACTTAAAAGACACTACCGTTGAGATGGAACAAAAATACGCTAATAATACATATGGTGTCCAGTACCAAGGTGGAAAAGCTGGTATGAGCGGTGGAGGAATCTTTAACTCTAAAGGAGAGGTCATTGGTATACACCAAAATGGAGCTGAGAATCGTTCAGGAGGATTAATTTTATCTCCAACACAATTAGCTTGGATTAGAAGTATTCTAAACGGTAAAGAAATTACACCTAAATATGATGCTCTTGAACGTCATAAAGATGAGAAAAAAGACGATGTTAAAGAAGAAAAAGAAGTTTTTAAAAAATTAGAACTTAGAAATATTTCTTCTGTAGAACTATATTCAAAAGATGGTACTAAGTATCGTCATGTAACTTCATTAGCTTCTGTGCCAAATGACCCACAAAATTACTTCATGAAAGTAAAATCAGAGAACTTTAAAGATGTAATGCTTCCAGTTGAAAGTATTACTAATGCTAATAAAGATAATAGAGACGTCTATAAAATAGTAGCACATGCAACAAATCTGATACACCATGAAAATAATAAAGTACTAGATAATTTTACATACTACTTACCAAAAACTCAGAAAAGTGAAGTGGGAGTTTATACATCATTCAAAAATCTAGTAGATGCAATGAATAATAATCCTTCCGGAGAGTTTCGCTTAGGTGCAACTATGGATGCTCGTGAAGTTGAACTTCAAGATGGTCAAGAAAGTTATGTTAATAAAAACTTTAGTGGTAAGTTAATTGGTACAAACAAAGATAAGTACTACGCTATATATAATTTGAAGAAACCGTTATTTAATTCTTTGAGTCGTGCTACTATTCGAGATCTTTCAATAAAAGAAGCAAATGTTACTTCTAAAGATGCTGCTGCTACAATAGCGAAAGAGGCTAATAATGGAACTACAATTACTAATGTTCATTCATCTGGAGTTATTGCTGGTGAACGTGGTATAGGTGGTTTAGTCACACAAGTTAATGATTCTAAAATATATAATAGTAGTTTTACTGGTAGAGTAACAAATACGTATAACACAAGATCTAGTTATCAAATAGGTGGTTTAGTTGGAAAACTGTCAGGAGCTGGTGCTTTAATTGACAGATCAGTTTCATCTATTGATATGGCGACAAATGCAAATTCTGGAGATCAGGTTGTTGGTGGTATAGCGGGAGTTGTAGATAAAAAAGCAACGATTAGAAATAGTTATGCTGAAGGTAATCTTAATAATGTGAAGCCTTTTGGTAATGTTGGAGGAGTTGTAGGTAATCTTTGGGATAATTCAGGAGAAGTTGAAAATTCAGGTCGACTATCTGATGTGCTAAGTGATGTTAATGTTACGAATGGTAATGCTATTGCTGGTTATGATTTTAATGGTATAAGAGCAACTAACACATATAGTAATAAAAATAATAAAGTAGTAAATATAGTACAGGTAGATGACGAAGTACTTAGCAGAGATTCAGAAAAACAAAGAGGTACTATATTAGAAAATAATAAAGTTTCAGAGAAGAAAGCAGAACTTGTTCCTAAGAAAAATACCATAATAGAAGACTTCAATTTCTCTTCTAGATATGTAACTGACTATAGAAATCTTGAAAATGCCGATTCATCAAAAGAACAAGTTTATAAAAATATAGAAAAACTATTACCATTCTATAATAGAGAAACAATAGTTAAGTATGGGAATTTAGTAGAAACTAGTAGTAATCTTTACAAAAAAGAATTATTATCAGTAGTTCCTATGAAAGATAAAGAAGTAATTAGTGATATTAACGGAAATAAATCAAGTATAAATAAACTATTACTATATTACGCGGATAATACTTCAGAAATGATAAATGTACAATATCAAAGTGATTTTTCAAATATAGCAGAGTATAGTGTGAACGGTACAAAGTTAATTTACACACCGAATACATTACTTCGCAATTATCAAAATATTTTAGATAAAGTATTACCAGAATTAAATAAAGTAGAATATAAATCAGATGCAATTAGAAAAGTATTAGATATTTCTAAAGATATTAGTTTAACAGAGTTATATTTAGATGAACAGTTTAATACTACTAAAAATAATTTGAGAGATAGTTTAACAAAACTACTTTCTGCAGATTCGGCGATAGCTGAAAATAATAATTCAATAATAGATAATTATGTAGTAGAAAAAATTAGAAATAATAAAGAGGCATTGCTTTTAGGTTTAACATATCTAGAACGTTGGTACAATTTTAACTATGGTGAAACAAATGCTAAAGATTTAATTATGTACAAGTTAGACTTCTTTGGTAAATCTAATAGTTCTGCATTAGATAATGTTATCGAATTAGGTAAATCCGGATATAATAATCTATTAGCTAAAAATAATGTTATTACATATAATGTACTATTATCTAAAAATTATGGAACTAATAGTTTATTTGATACATTGGAAAAATATAGAAAAGTTTTCGTTCCAAGTAAAACAAATAACGAATGGTTTAAAGAACAAACCAAAGCCTATATTGTAGAAGAAAAATCTATGATTCCTGAAGTACGTGAAAAACAATCAATAGCAGGTAGTCAATATTCTATTGGTGTATATGATAGATTAACTAGCCCATCATGGAAATATCAAAGTATGGTATTACCGTTATTAACATTACCTGAAAAATCTATATTTATGGTAGCGAATATCTCTACTATTGGATTTGGAGCTTACGATAGATATAGAAGTAAAGAACATCCAGCAGGAGCTAAGTTAAATGAGTATGTTGAAGAAAAAGCTAGGGAAGCGGCTGCTAGATTTAGAGATCATTATGATTATTGGTATAAAATATTAGATAAAGAAAATAAAGAAAAATTATATAGAAGTGTTCTAGTCTATGATGCATTTAGATTTGGTACAGATGATAAAGGAGAAAAAGATACATACCAAGCAACTTTTGAAACTAATCATCCTGCAATCAAACATTTCTTTGGACCAGCAGGTAATAACGTAGTTCATAATGCTAATGGTGCATATGCTACAGGTGATGCATTCTACTATATGTCTTATCGTATGCTTGATAAATCTGGTGCGGTAACATATACGCATGAAATGACACATAACTCAGATAGAGAAATTTATCTTGGAGGATACGGAAGAAGAATTGGTCTTGGACCAGAGTTTTATGCTAAAGGATTGCTACAAGCTCCTGATCATCCAAATGATGCAACAATCACGATAAACTCTGTATTGAAATATGATGAAGCGGAAAATGCTAATAGATTACAAGTAAAAGATCCTACTCAACGATTCAATAATGCAGAAGATTTACGTAAATATATGCATAACTTATTTGATCTGGTTTATACACTTGAGAAGTTAGAGGGTGATGCAGTAGCTAGTTTAGATGTAAATCAAAAATATGATCTATTGAGAAAAGTTGAGAATAAATTTAAAGCTGATCCTGATGGAAATGATGTTTATGCAACAAATGTTGTTCGTAGATTAACTATTGATGAGACTAAAAAACTAAATTCATTTGATAGTCTTATAGAAAATGATATTATTACAAGAAGAGGGTATATTGATGAAGGTGAGTATAAACGAAATGGATACTACACAATCAATCTTTTCTCGCCAATATATTCAGCCTTAAGTAATGATAAAGGGACTCCGGGTGATTTAATGGGTCGTCGAATGGCGTTTGAACTATTAGCTGCAAAAGGATATAAAGAAGGTATGGTACCTTATATTTCTAACCAATATGAAAATGAAGCAAAAGCTAAGGGAAGCAAAATTAATTCATACGGTAAAGAAGTAGGATTGGTAACTGATAAATTAGTGCTTAATAAGATATTTAATAACCAGTATTTATCTTGGGCTGATTTCAAAAAAGCTATGTATAAAGAACGAGAAAATAAATTCAATAAATTAACAAATATTAGCTTTATAAATCCTAATAATTGGGTACGTCAAGAGACGGTAACTATTGATAGTATTAATAAGTTAAGAAGTATTATAAACGAAGCGGTTGAAAAAGATGCTGAAGATGATGTGGCGAAATTATACCCTGACACAAATAGTAGAGTTCTTAAACTAAAACGAGCAATCTTTAAAGCGTATCTTGATAAAACTAAAGATTTTAGAACTTCTATTTTTGGAGAAGAATAA
- a CDS encoding copper homeostasis protein CutC, giving the protein MIKVEVCANSVQDCLIAQSEGADRIELISASYLGGLTPTTTVLDMVLESGVEIPIMAMVRPRGGGFCYSKLEKEQMFREAKELLKHGANGIVFGFLTEDRKIDWIETEKMIELCDSFGAESVFHRAFDCSDEPEYNLQRLIGLGCTRVLTSGLGANVNRGAKLLKYLQEKYGQHIEILAGAGISTDNIKKIITKTRVKQVHGTFKKYGVDVTTTADDVNYRYTEKGDFEEVDPVQLAKAIEIVRDINKEEISV; this is encoded by the coding sequence ATGATAAAAGTTGAAGTGTGTGCAAATAGTGTTCAAGATTGTTTAATTGCTCAAAGTGAAGGTGCTGATAGAATAGAGTTAATTAGTGCTAGCTACTTAGGGGGATTAACACCTACAACAACTGTTTTAGATATGGTACTTGAAAGTGGAGTAGAAATTCCTATAATGGCGATGGTGAGGCCAAGGGGAGGCGGTTTTTGTTACTCTAAATTAGAAAAAGAACAAATGTTTAGAGAAGCAAAAGAACTTTTAAAACATGGTGCTAATGGAATAGTGTTTGGGTTCCTTACTGAAGATAGGAAAATTGATTGGATTGAAACTGAGAAAATGATAGAGCTTTGTGATAGTTTTGGAGCAGAGAGTGTTTTTCATAGAGCGTTTGATTGTTCAGATGAACCAGAGTATAACCTACAGCGTTTAATAGGTCTTGGTTGTACTAGAGTTTTAACAAGTGGACTAGGAGCGAATGTTAATAGGGGTGCTAAGTTGTTAAAATATCTTCAAGAAAAATATGGTCAACATATAGAAATACTTGCAGGTGCTGGTATTTCTACGGACAATATCAAAAAAATTATTACTAAAACACGGGTTAAACAGGTGCATGGAACATTTAAAAAGTATGGGGTAGACGTAACAACAACTGCTGACGATGTAAATTATAGATACACAGAAAAAGGGGATTTTGAAGAAGTTGATCCTGTACAATTAGCAAAAGCGATAGAAATAGTTAGAGATATAAATAAGGAAGAGATTAGTGTTTAG
- the gloA2 gene encoding SMU1112c/YaeR family gloxylase I-like metalloprotein — protein sequence MFSNIHHIAIIGTHYQKTKEFYVDKLGFKVISEYNRKDKNDIIINVQQGNLVLEIFIKEDAPIRPKMPNTEYTGLRHLAFRVDDVEKVLEKFDELGIIHESLRYDDFDNKKMAFFFDPDGLPLEIHE from the coding sequence GTGTTTAGTAATATTCATCATATAGCGATTATTGGAACTCATTATCAAAAAACCAAAGAGTTTTATGTTGATAAATTAGGGTTTAAAGTAATAAGTGAGTACAATAGAAAAGATAAAAATGATATTATTATAAATGTACAACAGGGTAATTTAGTATTAGAAATTTTTATAAAAGAAGATGCACCGATTAGACCGAAGATGCCAAATACAGAATATACAGGGTTAAGACATTTAGCGTTTAGAGTTGATGATGTCGAGAAGGTATTAGAAAAGTTTGATGAACTAGGTATTATTCATGAATCATTAAGATATGATGATTTTGATAATAAAAAGATGGCATTTTTCTTTGATCCAGATGGCTTACCGTTAGAAATACATGAATAA